One genomic window of Coffea eugenioides isolate CCC68of chromosome 1, Ceug_1.0, whole genome shotgun sequence includes the following:
- the LOC113778700 gene encoding nucleolar complex protein 2 homolog isoform X2: protein MEFGGARKRGRPDGGAATNGNGGIKKSKQAKISENEALSNDEELERKTMSKKKIAKKHMQQLQRLQEKDPEFYEFLKEHDKELLDFNDEDVDDEAETDVDSEDIEEDAETDEYLMKHVPSVAVEAKSSKNVITTAMVDSWCKSIQENTSLGAVRALMKAYRTACHYGDDSGDDNANQLSIMSSSVFNKIMLFVLSEMDGILRGLLKLPPSGGKKETLLDLMSTRLWKNYNHLVKSYLGNSLHVLNQMTDTKMISFTLRRLRYSSIFLAAYPALLRKYVKVVLHFWGSGGGALPVVSLLFLRDLCLQFGSDCIDDCFKGMYKAYVLNCQSFTATKLQHIQFLGNCFTELLRVDPGAAYQHAFIFIRQLAMILRETTTRTKKLSFKELFRKVYGWKFMNCLELWTGAICAYSSEADLKPLAYPLTQIITATARLVPTAQYFPLRLWCIKMLNRIAASTGTFIPVSLLLLEMLEIKELHRPPTGGVGEAVDFRTMLRVKKSALKTRAFQEMCVFSVIEELTEHLAQWSYSAAFFELSFVPTVQLREFCKSTKVERFRREMRQLIRQIEANCEFTNKKRMSVAILPNDPGAASLLEDEKMKGSSPLSQYATVLRERAQQRNDSVTQSSVIVGERTSIFGSKITDTDEQDDSVNEEGVTAFNSGWLPGSDSTTSHAEKVKENKKRKRSQEETAFDEDVVEELILSSDEDEDSMSDAQELEDTEEEPVISKRHKMSQQPLAGLSNLSKKKRKSKSKKSNKKKGKN from the exons GATCCGGAGTTCTATGAGTTCTTGAAAGAACATGATAAGGAGCTTTTGGATTTTAATGATGAAGATGTGGAT GATGAGGCTGAAACTGATGTTGATAGTGAGGATATAGAAGAAGATGCAGAAACAGATGAATACCTTATGAAACATGTTCCTAGTGTAGCTGTAGAAGCTAAATCCTCTAAAAATGTCATTACCACTGCAATGGTTGATTCTTGGTGCAAATCCATTCAAGAGAACACAAGTTTAGGTGCAGTGCGTGCCCTTATGAAAGCATATCGCACTGCTTGCCACTATGGTGATGATAGTGGTGATGATAATGCGAATCAGCTAAGTATAATGTCTAGCAGTGTCTTCAACAAAATCATGCTATTTGTTTTAAGTGAAATGGATGGAATTCTTCGAGGATTGTTAAAATTACCCCCTTCTGGGGGAAAGAAGGAGACCTTATTGGATCTGATGAGTACTAGACTGTGGAAAAACTATAACCATTTGGTGAAATCATATCTTGGAAATTCTCTACATGTTTTGAACCAAATGACAGACACAAAAATGATATCCTTTACATTGCGAAGGCTAAGATATTCATCTATATTTTTGGCTGCATATCCTGCTCTTTTAAGGAAGTATGTAAAG GTGGTTCTGCACTTTTGGGGCAGCGGGGGAGGTGCACTGCCAGTtgtttctcttttatttttgagaGATTTATGTCTACAGTTTGGTTCAGATTGCATCGATGACTGCTTCAAAGGAATGTACAAAGCTTATGTTTTGAATTGTCAATCCTTTACGGCAACAAAGCTGCAGCATATTCAGTTTCTTGGTAATTGTTTCACTGAACTACTTAGAGTGGATCCTGGAGCTGCATATCAACATGCTTTCATTTTCATTCGTCAGTTAGCGATGATTTTGCGCGAAACTACTACTAGGACAAAGAAG CTATCCTTCAAGGAGTTGTTTAGAAAGGTTTATGGATGGAAATTTATGAACTGTCTTGAGCTTTGGACTGGTGCAATCTGTGCATATAGCTCAGAAGCTGATCTTAAGCCTCTTGCTTACCCACTTACTCAAATTATAACTGCAACGGCTCGTTTAGTTCCTACAGCTCAGTATTTTCCTCTCAGATTGTGGTGTATAAAAATGCTAAATAGAATTGCTGCTTCAACTGGGACCTTTATTCCTGTTTCCCTCTTGCTATTAGAAATGCTAGAGATAAAGGAATTGCACAGACCACCTACTGGAGGAGTTGGTGAAGCTGTTGATTTCCGTACTATGCTGAgg GTAAAAAAGTCAGCCTTGAAAACGAGGGCATTTCAAGAGATGTGTGTTTTTTCTGTAATTGAAGAACTCACTGAGCATTTAGCACAATGGAGCTATTCTGCAGCCTTTTTTGAGCTATCTTTTGTTCCCACTGTTCAGTTACGTGAGTTCTGCAAATCTACAAAAGTTGAGAGGTTCCGTCGAGAAATGAGGCAACTTATTCGTCAG ATTGAAGCCAACTGTGAATTTACTAATAAGAAGCGTATGTCAGTTGCGATTCTTCCCAATGATCCGGGAGCTGCATCTTTACTTGAG GATGAAAAAATGAAGGGTTCTAGCCCGTTATCTCAATATGCTACTGTTTTACGAGAGAGAGCACAACAAAGAAATGACTCCGTAACGCAGTCCAG TGTAATTGTGGGTGAACGTACATCAATCTTTGGGAGTAAGATCACTGATACTGATGAACAAGATGATTCTGTGAACGAGGAAGGTGTCACTGCCTTTAATTCAGGCTGGCTTCCAGGAAGTGATTCCAC GACTTCGCATGCTGAAAAGGTGAAAGAGAATAAGAAGAGAAAGAGGTCCCAAGAGGAGACAGCTTTTGATGAAGATGTTGTGGAGGAGCTGATACTTAGTtctgatgaagatgaagattctATGAGTGATGCCCAAGAACTCGAAGATACTGAAGAAGAGCCGGTGATTTCAAAGCGGCACAAAATGAGCCAGCAACCATTGGCAGGTTTGTCTAATCtatcaaagaagaaaagaaagtctAAATCAAAGAAATCGAataaaaagaagggaaagaatTAA
- the LOC113778700 gene encoding nucleolar complex protein 2 homolog isoform X1 → MEFGGARKRGRPDGGAATNGNGGIKKSKQAKISENEALSNDEELERKTMSKKKIAKKHMQQLQRLQEKDPEFYEFLKEHDKELLDFNDEDVDDEAETDVDSEDIEEDAETDEYLMKHVPSVAVEAKSSKNVITTAMVDSWCKSIQENTSLGAVRALMKAYRTACHYGDDSGDDNANQLSIMSSSVFNKIMLFVLSEMDGILRGLLKLPPSGGKKETLLDLMSTRLWKNYNHLVKSYLGNSLHVLNQMTDTKMISFTLRRLRYSSIFLAAYPALLRKYVKVVLHFWGSGGGALPVVSLLFLRDLCLQFGSDCIDDCFKGMYKAYVLNCQSFTATKLQHIQFLGNCFTELLRVDPGAAYQHAFIFIRQLAMILRETTTRTKKNSKLSFKELFRKVYGWKFMNCLELWTGAICAYSSEADLKPLAYPLTQIITATARLVPTAQYFPLRLWCIKMLNRIAASTGTFIPVSLLLLEMLEIKELHRPPTGGVGEAVDFRTMLRVKKSALKTRAFQEMCVFSVIEELTEHLAQWSYSAAFFELSFVPTVQLREFCKSTKVERFRREMRQLIRQIEANCEFTNKKRMSVAILPNDPGAASLLEDEKMKGSSPLSQYATVLRERAQQRNDSVTQSSVIVGERTSIFGSKITDTDEQDDSVNEEGVTAFNSGWLPGSDSTTSHAEKVKENKKRKRSQEETAFDEDVVEELILSSDEDEDSMSDAQELEDTEEEPVISKRHKMSQQPLAGLSNLSKKKRKSKSKKSNKKKGKN, encoded by the exons GATCCGGAGTTCTATGAGTTCTTGAAAGAACATGATAAGGAGCTTTTGGATTTTAATGATGAAGATGTGGAT GATGAGGCTGAAACTGATGTTGATAGTGAGGATATAGAAGAAGATGCAGAAACAGATGAATACCTTATGAAACATGTTCCTAGTGTAGCTGTAGAAGCTAAATCCTCTAAAAATGTCATTACCACTGCAATGGTTGATTCTTGGTGCAAATCCATTCAAGAGAACACAAGTTTAGGTGCAGTGCGTGCCCTTATGAAAGCATATCGCACTGCTTGCCACTATGGTGATGATAGTGGTGATGATAATGCGAATCAGCTAAGTATAATGTCTAGCAGTGTCTTCAACAAAATCATGCTATTTGTTTTAAGTGAAATGGATGGAATTCTTCGAGGATTGTTAAAATTACCCCCTTCTGGGGGAAAGAAGGAGACCTTATTGGATCTGATGAGTACTAGACTGTGGAAAAACTATAACCATTTGGTGAAATCATATCTTGGAAATTCTCTACATGTTTTGAACCAAATGACAGACACAAAAATGATATCCTTTACATTGCGAAGGCTAAGATATTCATCTATATTTTTGGCTGCATATCCTGCTCTTTTAAGGAAGTATGTAAAG GTGGTTCTGCACTTTTGGGGCAGCGGGGGAGGTGCACTGCCAGTtgtttctcttttatttttgagaGATTTATGTCTACAGTTTGGTTCAGATTGCATCGATGACTGCTTCAAAGGAATGTACAAAGCTTATGTTTTGAATTGTCAATCCTTTACGGCAACAAAGCTGCAGCATATTCAGTTTCTTGGTAATTGTTTCACTGAACTACTTAGAGTGGATCCTGGAGCTGCATATCAACATGCTTTCATTTTCATTCGTCAGTTAGCGATGATTTTGCGCGAAACTACTACTAGGACAAAGAAG AATTCTAAGCTATCCTTCAAGGAGTTGTTTAGAAAGGTTTATGGATGGAAATTTATGAACTGTCTTGAGCTTTGGACTGGTGCAATCTGTGCATATAGCTCAGAAGCTGATCTTAAGCCTCTTGCTTACCCACTTACTCAAATTATAACTGCAACGGCTCGTTTAGTTCCTACAGCTCAGTATTTTCCTCTCAGATTGTGGTGTATAAAAATGCTAAATAGAATTGCTGCTTCAACTGGGACCTTTATTCCTGTTTCCCTCTTGCTATTAGAAATGCTAGAGATAAAGGAATTGCACAGACCACCTACTGGAGGAGTTGGTGAAGCTGTTGATTTCCGTACTATGCTGAgg GTAAAAAAGTCAGCCTTGAAAACGAGGGCATTTCAAGAGATGTGTGTTTTTTCTGTAATTGAAGAACTCACTGAGCATTTAGCACAATGGAGCTATTCTGCAGCCTTTTTTGAGCTATCTTTTGTTCCCACTGTTCAGTTACGTGAGTTCTGCAAATCTACAAAAGTTGAGAGGTTCCGTCGAGAAATGAGGCAACTTATTCGTCAG ATTGAAGCCAACTGTGAATTTACTAATAAGAAGCGTATGTCAGTTGCGATTCTTCCCAATGATCCGGGAGCTGCATCTTTACTTGAG GATGAAAAAATGAAGGGTTCTAGCCCGTTATCTCAATATGCTACTGTTTTACGAGAGAGAGCACAACAAAGAAATGACTCCGTAACGCAGTCCAG TGTAATTGTGGGTGAACGTACATCAATCTTTGGGAGTAAGATCACTGATACTGATGAACAAGATGATTCTGTGAACGAGGAAGGTGTCACTGCCTTTAATTCAGGCTGGCTTCCAGGAAGTGATTCCAC GACTTCGCATGCTGAAAAGGTGAAAGAGAATAAGAAGAGAAAGAGGTCCCAAGAGGAGACAGCTTTTGATGAAGATGTTGTGGAGGAGCTGATACTTAGTtctgatgaagatgaagattctATGAGTGATGCCCAAGAACTCGAAGATACTGAAGAAGAGCCGGTGATTTCAAAGCGGCACAAAATGAGCCAGCAACCATTGGCAGGTTTGTCTAATCtatcaaagaagaaaagaaagtctAAATCAAAGAAATCGAataaaaagaagggaaagaatTAA
- the LOC113778700 gene encoding nucleolar complex protein 2 homolog isoform X3, whose amino-acid sequence MSKKKIAKKHMQQLQRLQEKDPEFYEFLKEHDKELLDFNDEDVDDEAETDVDSEDIEEDAETDEYLMKHVPSVAVEAKSSKNVITTAMVDSWCKSIQENTSLGAVRALMKAYRTACHYGDDSGDDNANQLSIMSSSVFNKIMLFVLSEMDGILRGLLKLPPSGGKKETLLDLMSTRLWKNYNHLVKSYLGNSLHVLNQMTDTKMISFTLRRLRYSSIFLAAYPALLRKYVKVVLHFWGSGGGALPVVSLLFLRDLCLQFGSDCIDDCFKGMYKAYVLNCQSFTATKLQHIQFLGNCFTELLRVDPGAAYQHAFIFIRQLAMILRETTTRTKKNSKLSFKELFRKVYGWKFMNCLELWTGAICAYSSEADLKPLAYPLTQIITATARLVPTAQYFPLRLWCIKMLNRIAASTGTFIPVSLLLLEMLEIKELHRPPTGGVGEAVDFRTMLRVKKSALKTRAFQEMCVFSVIEELTEHLAQWSYSAAFFELSFVPTVQLREFCKSTKVERFRREMRQLIRQIEANCEFTNKKRMSVAILPNDPGAASLLEDEKMKGSSPLSQYATVLRERAQQRNDSVTQSSVIVGERTSIFGSKITDTDEQDDSVNEEGVTAFNSGWLPGSDSTTSHAEKVKENKKRKRSQEETAFDEDVVEELILSSDEDEDSMSDAQELEDTEEEPVISKRHKMSQQPLAGLSNLSKKKRKSKSKKSNKKKGKN is encoded by the exons GATCCGGAGTTCTATGAGTTCTTGAAAGAACATGATAAGGAGCTTTTGGATTTTAATGATGAAGATGTGGAT GATGAGGCTGAAACTGATGTTGATAGTGAGGATATAGAAGAAGATGCAGAAACAGATGAATACCTTATGAAACATGTTCCTAGTGTAGCTGTAGAAGCTAAATCCTCTAAAAATGTCATTACCACTGCAATGGTTGATTCTTGGTGCAAATCCATTCAAGAGAACACAAGTTTAGGTGCAGTGCGTGCCCTTATGAAAGCATATCGCACTGCTTGCCACTATGGTGATGATAGTGGTGATGATAATGCGAATCAGCTAAGTATAATGTCTAGCAGTGTCTTCAACAAAATCATGCTATTTGTTTTAAGTGAAATGGATGGAATTCTTCGAGGATTGTTAAAATTACCCCCTTCTGGGGGAAAGAAGGAGACCTTATTGGATCTGATGAGTACTAGACTGTGGAAAAACTATAACCATTTGGTGAAATCATATCTTGGAAATTCTCTACATGTTTTGAACCAAATGACAGACACAAAAATGATATCCTTTACATTGCGAAGGCTAAGATATTCATCTATATTTTTGGCTGCATATCCTGCTCTTTTAAGGAAGTATGTAAAG GTGGTTCTGCACTTTTGGGGCAGCGGGGGAGGTGCACTGCCAGTtgtttctcttttatttttgagaGATTTATGTCTACAGTTTGGTTCAGATTGCATCGATGACTGCTTCAAAGGAATGTACAAAGCTTATGTTTTGAATTGTCAATCCTTTACGGCAACAAAGCTGCAGCATATTCAGTTTCTTGGTAATTGTTTCACTGAACTACTTAGAGTGGATCCTGGAGCTGCATATCAACATGCTTTCATTTTCATTCGTCAGTTAGCGATGATTTTGCGCGAAACTACTACTAGGACAAAGAAG AATTCTAAGCTATCCTTCAAGGAGTTGTTTAGAAAGGTTTATGGATGGAAATTTATGAACTGTCTTGAGCTTTGGACTGGTGCAATCTGTGCATATAGCTCAGAAGCTGATCTTAAGCCTCTTGCTTACCCACTTACTCAAATTATAACTGCAACGGCTCGTTTAGTTCCTACAGCTCAGTATTTTCCTCTCAGATTGTGGTGTATAAAAATGCTAAATAGAATTGCTGCTTCAACTGGGACCTTTATTCCTGTTTCCCTCTTGCTATTAGAAATGCTAGAGATAAAGGAATTGCACAGACCACCTACTGGAGGAGTTGGTGAAGCTGTTGATTTCCGTACTATGCTGAgg GTAAAAAAGTCAGCCTTGAAAACGAGGGCATTTCAAGAGATGTGTGTTTTTTCTGTAATTGAAGAACTCACTGAGCATTTAGCACAATGGAGCTATTCTGCAGCCTTTTTTGAGCTATCTTTTGTTCCCACTGTTCAGTTACGTGAGTTCTGCAAATCTACAAAAGTTGAGAGGTTCCGTCGAGAAATGAGGCAACTTATTCGTCAG ATTGAAGCCAACTGTGAATTTACTAATAAGAAGCGTATGTCAGTTGCGATTCTTCCCAATGATCCGGGAGCTGCATCTTTACTTGAG GATGAAAAAATGAAGGGTTCTAGCCCGTTATCTCAATATGCTACTGTTTTACGAGAGAGAGCACAACAAAGAAATGACTCCGTAACGCAGTCCAG TGTAATTGTGGGTGAACGTACATCAATCTTTGGGAGTAAGATCACTGATACTGATGAACAAGATGATTCTGTGAACGAGGAAGGTGTCACTGCCTTTAATTCAGGCTGGCTTCCAGGAAGTGATTCCAC GACTTCGCATGCTGAAAAGGTGAAAGAGAATAAGAAGAGAAAGAGGTCCCAAGAGGAGACAGCTTTTGATGAAGATGTTGTGGAGGAGCTGATACTTAGTtctgatgaagatgaagattctATGAGTGATGCCCAAGAACTCGAAGATACTGAAGAAGAGCCGGTGATTTCAAAGCGGCACAAAATGAGCCAGCAACCATTGGCAGGTTTGTCTAATCtatcaaagaagaaaagaaagtctAAATCAAAGAAATCGAataaaaagaagggaaagaatTAA